A portion of the Paenibacillus sp. PvR098 genome contains these proteins:
- a CDS encoding AEC family transporter: MLQSIVSTLFQVIVPLSIPVFVGAILGRYRNLETKPLLTLYLYFLSPAIILDTLNDADISLGDVYQTIGFCLLHLILMWALANGLGKILKWHSAEIAGLTLISTLTNSVNYGLPLVLLAFGTLGLEKASIYVIIQMIIVNTIGVYFAARSQFSVNNAIKSVFSLPAIYAALLAIVLRALDLHLPAGIEQGVSLAAAAYSPVVLVILGAQMVSVNNSELEPKAQTAFWTGLVVRLCAAPVIACFVLYVLNIKGTLFSVLFILASMPVAVNAVILAERFNASPKFVSKCILWTTLASFIVLPVLIALVK; encoded by the coding sequence ATGCTTCAGTCGATTGTTTCTACCTTATTTCAAGTCATTGTGCCTCTGTCCATACCCGTGTTTGTGGGGGCGATCCTTGGGCGTTACAGGAATCTAGAAACCAAGCCTTTATTAACTTTATATTTATATTTTTTAAGTCCGGCCATTATTTTGGACACCTTAAACGATGCGGATATTTCTTTGGGTGATGTATACCAAACGATTGGATTTTGCCTACTTCATCTTATATTGATGTGGGCTCTTGCGAATGGATTAGGTAAAATACTCAAATGGCACTCCGCCGAAATTGCAGGTCTTACTTTGATCTCGACCTTAACGAACAGCGTTAATTATGGCCTGCCGCTCGTTCTTCTTGCTTTCGGAACACTTGGATTAGAGAAAGCATCGATTTATGTTATCATCCAAATGATTATCGTAAATACGATCGGCGTCTATTTTGCGGCTCGTTCTCAATTTTCCGTGAACAATGCCATCAAATCCGTATTTTCGCTGCCGGCTATTTATGCGGCGCTACTGGCTATCGTGCTTCGGGCTTTAGATCTTCACTTGCCGGCAGGCATTGAACAAGGAGTCTCGCTTGCTGCAGCAGCGTACTCCCCCGTGGTGTTGGTAATATTAGGAGCGCAAATGGTTAGCGTGAACAATTCAGAGTTGGAACCAAAGGCCCAAACGGCGTTCTGGACGGGTTTGGTCGTACGATTGTGTGCAGCACCGGTTATCGCGTGCTTCGTTTTATATGTGTTAAATATTAAAGGGACGCTGTTTTCGGTTCTTTTCATTTTGGCTTCGATGCCAGTCGCCGTCAATGCGGTTATATTAGCAGAGAGATTTAACGCTTCACCTAAGTTTGTTTCGAAATGTATTCTTTGGACGACACTGGCTTCTTTTATCGTTTTGCCTGTTCTTATTGCGCTGGTGAAATAA
- a CDS encoding small acid-soluble spore protein H encodes MNKLRASEIASSPVMANVTYEGIPIYIQHVDKQSETARIYPLGQPENEQQVPLNILVEHED; translated from the coding sequence ATGAACAAGCTTCGAGCCAGTGAAATTGCTTCATCGCCTGTAATGGCAAATGTAACATATGAAGGGATACCGATTTATATTCAGCATGTAGATAAACAGAGTGAAACAGCCAGAATCTATCCGCTTGGCCAGCCCGAGAATGAGCAGCAAGTCCCTCTAAACATTCTAGTTGAACATGAAGATTAA